Within the Thermosynechococcaceae cyanobacterium Okahandja genome, the region ACTGCGCGATCGCCAGTCATTTATTCCAGTACCTTGCTGCCCAAGGCATCCCAAACCACTTCATTGCCCAAGTAGCGCCACAGCAGATGCAAGTGCGCCGGGTCAAGATTATTCCCCTCGAGGTCGTGATCCGCAATCGAGCCGCCGGTAGTCTCTGTCGTCAAACGGGGCTACCCCTTGGCCTTGAACTCAGCCCACCCCTAGTAGAGTTTTACCTCAAGGACGATGCCCTAGGGGATCCGCTGCTCACCCCTGATCGCCTGCGGTTGCTGCATCTGGTAACCCCTGCGGAAGAAGCAACCCTGAAGCAGTTAGCCTTAGAGGTTAACCGTCATTTGCAGCAATTTTTCCAAGACTGCGGCATTACGCTCGTGGACTTTAAGCTGGAGTTTGGTCGCGCCAGTGATGGCACCCTCCTCCTTGCCGATGAAATTAGCCCCGATAGCTGTCGTCTGTGGAATCAGGAAGAAGCAGACCCCCAAAAACGAATTTTAGATAAAGACCGCTTCCGGCACGATCTGGGTGCCATTGAAGATGCCTACGCCCTTGTGATGCAGCGGGTGCTAGCGCATGCTCAAGCCTGAGCCGCCACTTCGCAAGAGACCCAATCGTTGAGAATCCTTGCAGGGGGACATCACGCGAAGGCACCCAGAACTGTTATGATAATTATTTGTGCAAAACGTTGTGTTGATTATTGCTGTCTAAGGTGACCCGTGGCCAACATTAAATCTGCCGCCAAGCGCGTGCAAATTGCTGAGCGCAATCGCCTCCGCAACAAGTCCTACCGTTCCGCAGTGCATACCCTCACAAAACGGTTCCTCAGCGCCCTGAGCCAATATACGGCTAACCCCTCACCCGAGCAGTGGGCAGAGGTCAACCAGCGCTTAAATACTGCTGTGAGCAAAATTGACAAAGCAGTGAAGCGGGGTGTCCTGCATCGCAACACCGGTGCCCGCCGCAAAGCCCGTCTTAGCCGTATCCTCAGTAAAGCCACCCAATCCGCCTAAGTTCTATGCTGGTGGATACCCATGTCCATCTTAACTTTGACACCTTTGCCCCCGATCTAGAGGCGGTAGCGCAGCGGTGGCGAGACGCAGGGGTTGTCCGGTTAGTGCACTCCTGCGTAGAACCAGCAGAATTTGCGGCGATTCAAGCCCTCACGGCACGGTTTCCTGAGGTTTTCATGGCCGTAGGGCTGCACCCCCTCGATACCGCTCAGTGGCATCCTGAGGTGGCAAACACAATTGCTGATCTTGCCAGCAGTGAACCCAAAGTGGTTGCCATTGGCGAAACAGGTTTAGATTTCTACAAAGCAGATAACCAACCTCAACAGGAAGAAGCATTTTGGGCACAGCTTAAGGTAGCTCACAGCCTCAATTTACCGGTCATTATCCACTGCCGTGAAGCAGCAGCGGCAGCCCGAAGCCTGCTACAGCAGTTTCAGCAGCAGTACGGAGCCGTGCAGGGTGTCATGCACTGCTGGGGGGGCAGCCCCAAAGAGACGGAATGGTTTCTGGAGTTGGGGCTGTACATTAGCTTTAGTGGTACCGTTACCTTCAAAAATGCTAAGCAAATTCACGCGGCAGCCCAAATGGTTCCGGGCGATCGCCTCCTGATTGAAACCGACTGTCCCTTCCTTGCGCCTGTGCCAAAGCGGGGCGAAAAGCACAACGAACCCAGCTATGTCCGCTATGTTGCTACCGCCGTGGCAAACCTCCGGCACTGTGATGTTGCCGAACTTGCTGCCCAGACAACTCTCAATGCCTGTCGCCTCTTTCGCTTGCCGCTGCCGGAAGAGTTGAACAAACGTTGTCCCACTCCTCAGCCTCACTCTAGCAGTGTGGGGGGCGATTAAATAGGGCACCCTCTAGGATGGGGGGTATGCGTGATAACCTCTGCAAATACCTCGCCGAACAGTATCCCACTGCCTTTACCCAATGGCTCCTTAAGGATAGCTCCCCTCAGGTCTCTATTCTCAAAACCGAACTGAGCCTCGAACCCATTCGTGCCGATTCCGTCACCTTTGTCCAAACCCAAGACCGGATTCTGCACCTTGAATTTCAAGTGGAGCCGCAAACCGAGCCACCCCTCCCCCTCAGAATGCTCGACTATTGGGTACGACTGCAGCGCAAATACGCCTGCGAGATTGTCCAAGTGCTGATTTTGCTACGGCGCACAACCATTGACATCCCCACCGCCTTTGAAACCGAAACCACCCTTCACCGCTATCGCGTCATTAAGTTGTGGGAAGAAGACCCCCAGCAATTTTTCAGTCATCCGGCACTGCTGCCCTTTGCCGTGCTAGCGCAGACCCGCAATAGCGAAGAACTACTGCGAGCTGTGGCAGAACGGGTGAATCAAATTGAGCCAGAGAGCGAGCGACGGGAGTTGAGTACCGTCGTACAACTAATGGCTGGGTTACAGTACAAAGAAGAGCTAATCGAGTCCATTTTTCGGGAGGGAATGATGCGGGAATCGGTGATGTATCAAAAAATCCTCAGAGAAGGAGAACAGAAAGGTCTCCAACGGGGATTGCAGCGAGGGCGACAAGAAGGACGACAGGAAGAAGCCTGCTCCCTCATCCTACGTCAATTGCATCGACGACTGGGGCATCTGCCGGATGAGGTTGTTTCTCAAATTCGTGACCTATCCCTTGAGCAACTCGAAACCTTAGGAGAAGCGCTCTTAGACTTTCAAACGCTGCCCGACCTAGAGGCATGGCTGAGAACTCGCCCTCAATAAATAACGCACCCTCTAGGATGGGGGGTATGCGTGATAACCTCTGCAAATACCTCGCCGAACAGTATCCCACTGCCTTTACCCAATGGCTCCTCAAGGATAGCTCCCCTCAGGTCTCTATTCTCAAAACCGAACTGAGCCTCGAACCCATTCGTGCCGATTCCGTCACCTTTGTCCAAACCCAAGACCGGATTCTGCACCTTGAATTTCAAGTGGAGCCGCAAACCGAGCCACCCCTCCCCCTCAGAATGCTCGACTATTGGGTACGACTGCAGCGCAAATATGCCTGCGAGATTGTCCAAGTGCTGATTTTGCTACGGCGCACAACCATTGACGTGCCCACCGCCTTTGAAACCGAAACCACCCTTCACCGCTATCGCGTCATCAAGCTGTGGGAAGAAGACCCCCAGCAATTTTTCAGTCATCCGGCACTGTTACCCTTTGCCGTGTTAGGGCAGACCCGCAATAGTGAAGAACTACTGCGAGCCGTGGCAGAACGGGTGAATCAAATTGAACCAGAGAGCGAGCGACGGGAGTTGAGTACCGTCGTGCAACTAATGGCTGGGTTACAGTACAAAGAAGAGCTAATCGAGTCCATTTTTCGGGAGGGAATGATGCGGGAATCGGTGATGTATCAAAAAATCCTCAGAGAAGGAGAGCAGCAAGGGCTGCAACGGGGACGAAAAGAAGGGGAGCGAATTGGGGAGCAGCGAGGACGACAAGAAGGGGAACTTACCCTCATCCTACGTCAATTGCATCGACGACTGGGACATCTACCGGATGAGGTTGTTTCTCAAATTCGTGACCTATCCCTTGAGCAACTCGAAACCTTAGGAGAAGCGCTCTTAGACTTTCAAACGCTGCCCGACCTAGAAGCATGGCTGAGAATTCGCCCCCATTAAATAACGCACCCTCACACCAGCACACTTCTCCAACATTAAGTCCTAAAACGATTACAGCGTAGGACTTATCGTTCCTTGAACTCCTCAGAAGTTAAAAATAAGGGACGTGAGTTTTTATACCCTAGATCATTCACAATCCCAGTAGCCCCATGAGTAGCAGAAAGATATTGATAACAACAGCCATAGTTCTGAGGAAGTGGTGCGAGGGGAACTAGGAATCTAACCTGCCATTTTCCAGATCAGGGGATAAGAACTATTCTGGCTCCCGTTTGGTGGCTTCGGGTTTCAGCCAAATAATGCGCCGCTGGTTAGCCGCAATTAGGTTGGCATCCTCTTGGGCAATGCGCCGGCGAGCTTGGGGTTGGCGATCGCGCTCCTGCTCCAGTTTAAGCTGGGTGACCCGCTGCTCGAGCTGCTGAACCTCCGCCTCAAGGGCGTGCAGTTTCTCTAACTGGCTGAGGTGCTGGGGAATTATTTTGGCGATCGCCACCAAGGCAAATGTTAGTAGTACTGTGTTCACGCCAATTTTGGCCGCTGCCTCCCAAACTGCTGGCGGAACTGTTGCAGATGATGATAAGCGAGCCATGGCGATGAGCGTCAGTAACGATAGTCTTTAGTATAAATAATTAGCATAAATAGCAAAGGCAGCCCCCACGTTATCATGGTAACTTTATGGGGAACTGCCGCAATCAAAACCGTTGCAGTTAGCGTTGTAATTGCTGATGTGGCAATAGCGGAACGGCTATTTGTACAGTTCTGCCGAAAGGCGGAAGGCCAGCACCGCAGGCAGTAGGGCAATTACAAGGGCAACATAAACTTGGGTATCGGTCAGTGCCATGAACGACTCCTTATGGGCAAACGAATGGGCGATCAAGTGCTGTATTTATTAGTCCATAGGACCTTACCTTTGGCAACGGTTGCTCATAGTTTGTAACATTTATTCGGGTTTGACGGTGGCAGTTGGCCACCAGCGCGGCAGACGGCGCGGCAGCAGGGTGATTCCTGTGCCAATGAGCGCTAACAAACTCAGACCCACCACCAAGATATAAAACGGGCGACCCGCCTCTCCCCAGTAGGTGCCCTGATGCAAGCTGAGAAAGATCGCGGCCTGTTCTTTTGACAGTCCCAGCCAGTTGCGCCCTAAGCGATAGGCAATGCCCGTGGTGGCACTGATCAATAGGGGCAGGGCGGCAAGGCCAGCCACGAGATGGTGGATCTGGCGTGAGCCTGTCTTGGCCGGTAAGGGACGCCCCCATAGGAGCACCAGCCCGGTCATCAGAATAGCGAGTAGGCCAAGACCTGTGGCCAGAACGTAGATCGGTACCCCCAACTGACCTAGGTAGCGACCTTCGTGCAATGTCATCATCGCACGGCCAAAGTCTTTAGATAGCCCCAGCCAACTGCGCCCCAGCCGATGAGCCATTCCTGTAGTGGCGCTGATGAGCAAGGGGATAGCAAAGATCAGTACCAGTCGTTGATGCCACTGGCTGCCCCACCGCAGCAGGTGTTGTTTAAGGGAACTCATGGGGTGGCCTCCAACACCGTTTTGGCCTGTAGGGGCAGTTTCAGCGTAAAGGCTGTGCCGTGATCACTATTGGCGGGGTAGGGGCTGGTTACCGTCAGGCTCAGACCATAGGGACGCAGCAACTCTTGGGCGATCGCCAAGCCCAAGCCTGTCCCTTCCACCTCACCCCCAGCCTGAACACCGCGATACCCCCGGGTAAACAGGTGCGACTGCACTGCTGCCGGAATGCCGCAGCCGGTGTCCCAGACCGTGATCTCTAGGTGCTCGTCCGTTAGCCCTAGCCGCAGGCCAATGGTTCCCCCCGCTGGCGTGTACTTAAAGGCATTATCCAAGAGGTTGCCGATGACTTCTTGGCACACCCGCCCCTCTAGCCATACCGCTGGAATTGTATCCGGCATCTGCACCTCAAAGGTTTTGGCTTCCATTTCGGCACGGGCGTGAGCCGCCGCAATCAGAGGCATCAGGGCTGAGCGCAGATCTAGGGGCGTTCCCGCCAACGGTAGGGGTTGTGCTGCTCCAAGGGCAGGGAATTCCGCCTTTTGTTGGCGATAATCGTTGAGCAGCGCCATCAACCGTTCTGTTTCTTTGGCAATCCCTTCGGCAAGCGGGCGGCCACGATGGTTTGGCTCTAGGCGTTTCAGAAGTAGCTTGACAAAGGTGCGAATGGCGGCAACGGGGTTGCGCAGTTGGTGCAGAACATCTTCAAAGTGCTGCTGTTGCTGTGCTAGGGTGTCGGCGGTGGAGGAATGGCTAAGCCACTGTTGCCGCTGGTCTAAAACACAGGCGATCGCCAAGGTTTGAGCCACCTGCTCAAGCTGAGCCTGCTCCGCAGCCAGCCATGGTTGCTGGGTGCGCTGAGCCACCAACACCCCCAAAACCCAGTTTTGGTACATCAAAGGTAGCAGCACTTGATTAGCTAAGGAGAACACGACGTGGGGTGGCGTGGTTGTCAAGGCGGCTGATGGCAGGGCAACGGAGGCGGGGAGAGCAGGGGGGGAGCTAGCCTCAGGATAAACGGCAACCGGTGCCCAAGAGGGGCGATCGCTCAGGGTTTCGCTCAAATATACCGCCAGTGAGGAGGCACCCAACGTTGTGACAATCAGGTTGAGTTGGGCACGGCACAGGGCAACAAATTCTTCACTGGCGGGCCAGAGCATTTAGGAACGTCCCTCGGAGTAACTCGACGTGGAGTGGGGTAGCAGTGCCTGAAATTCACCAACCCCTGTTGTATATTCTTCCAGTAATTGCTTTTCAATGGGTAGCAGATTGGGGTCTAGATCAGCGTCCTGCTCCCGCAGGGTTTCTTCGATTAAGTTCATCTGACCCTCCGCTTCCGCCAATGCGGCCAGTAGTTCCTCATTGGCGGGTGCCCCGTCCGCTTGGCTCGCCAATACCTGGTAGCGATCGCGCAGTTCGTTGAGTTCCTGCTGCAGGGCAAGCTTTTCGGCACTCAGTTGGTCGGCCATTTGCTTGTAGTACTTAAACGCCATCAAAAAGGGAACGAGTCGCTCCCGTAGCGTCATGTGATCAATATCCAGTTTGGTATAGCGCTCTGCCAGTTGGCTGTAGGCTTGGCACAGACGTAGATAACGTTGGCTGAGATTATCCATAGGTGATTGCTAAATAATGGCTGTGGGGGCGCTACTCTTCCATCATAGGCAGGTAACGCCTTGCTCACTATTGTGGCCGCTTAACAAATTGCAACAGTGTAACCGACGTTACGAAATTCTCAGGTTTTGCGGAGATCACCTTGGCTGACAAGAGCCAGTGCCCAAATGGCCATGGGTCGCAGGTACATACAGGCGCGAAAGGTGCCTTGGGCAGTAATGGCTTCGGGGGTACGAAATTGCAGCCCATTCTCGTAGATTTGGCGCACCACCACTGCCGCCAGTTGCCAAGCTTCTGCGGTCATGCCACTCTGCCACAGGAATGCCGCTAGGCCAAAGTTAATGCCAATCCACACCTCAAGGGGATGGGTGGCGTGGGGGTTCTCCGGCTGACCGTTAGGCAGCAACCCGTTCGCCGCGCCAAACTGGCCGTTGTGAAACTGCAAGAAGCAGGTGTCGTAAATGGTGGCAAGGGCTTTGCGGGCACACTCAGGCGGCACAATATCCGGCAGACCCAGCAGTTTGGCGTAGAATTGGCCACAGAGTTGATCCGCCATGATGACCTCGGAGCCACTGCCCGTATCAAGGCGGTAGTAGCTGCCGTTCCACAGCAGTTCCTGGTAGCGGGGGCGAGCCTGTTTCAGCCACCGGTTGTAGGTCTCGGCTTCCGGTTGATCAAGCACCTTAGCCAAGGCGATCGCCGCTTCGAGGGCCGCTAACCAAAGCCCCCCACAGTAGGCACTCACCCCCTGCAATGTCCAGTCATCGTAGGTTTGATCGGGGGCACCGCCATTTTCCGGTAGGCCATCCCCATCCCGGTCAAATTGTTTGAGGTACTCTAAGGCAGCCACCACCGCCGGCCAGCACTCACGGGCAAAGGCTAGATCCGTCTCCCCAGTGAGCAAAAAATCCCGATAGACCAATAGGACAAAATCGGAGCCAAGGTCTTTCCAGAGGTTGCAGTCTTGGTAGGCGGTATAGTTGGTGCGCTCCCAAGGGTGCTCGTTTGGCGCACCCAGATCGTGGGGCACCGCATTGGCCACTTTGCGCGGCGCTTTGTAGGCGGTCTCGGGATCGCCCCGATAAAAATAGCCAATAATCCGCGGCGTTGGGTCAGCGGTAGGGATGGCGCGGGCAAAGGCACGCATCACGGCTTTTTCCAGTTCCGGCCACAGGTGCAGCAGGGCAAAGGAACCGTAGAGACGCACATCTAGGCTTTCGTACCAGCGGTAATCCAAACACTCGAGGACACCAAACTGCCCTATCGGGTCGCGATCGCTGGCGG harbors:
- a CDS encoding phosphoribosylaminoimidazolesuccinocarboxamide synthase: MSDHPLLYEGKAKKIYATADPEILLAEFKDDATAFNAQKRGSIQNKGVMNCAIASHLFQYLAAQGIPNHFIAQVAPQQMQVRRVKIIPLEVVIRNRAAGSLCRQTGLPLGLELSPPLVEFYLKDDALGDPLLTPDRLRLLHLVTPAEEATLKQLALEVNRHLQQFFQDCGITLVDFKLEFGRASDGTLLLADEISPDSCRLWNQEEADPQKRILDKDRFRHDLGAIEDAYALVMQRVLAHAQA
- the rpsT gene encoding 30S ribosomal protein S20 — its product is MANIKSAAKRVQIAERNRLRNKSYRSAVHTLTKRFLSALSQYTANPSPEQWAEVNQRLNTAVSKIDKAVKRGVLHRNTGARRKARLSRILSKATQSA
- a CDS encoding TatD family hydrolase — protein: MLVDTHVHLNFDTFAPDLEAVAQRWRDAGVVRLVHSCVEPAEFAAIQALTARFPEVFMAVGLHPLDTAQWHPEVANTIADLASSEPKVVAIGETGLDFYKADNQPQQEEAFWAQLKVAHSLNLPVIIHCREAAAAARSLLQQFQQQYGAVQGVMHCWGGSPKETEWFLELGLYISFSGTVTFKNAKQIHAAAQMVPGDRLLIETDCPFLAPVPKRGEKHNEPSYVRYVATAVANLRHCDVAELAAQTTLNACRLFRLPLPEELNKRCPTPQPHSSSVGGD
- a CDS encoding Rpn family recombination-promoting nuclease/putative transposase — its product is MRDNLCKYLAEQYPTAFTQWLLKDSSPQVSILKTELSLEPIRADSVTFVQTQDRILHLEFQVEPQTEPPLPLRMLDYWVRLQRKYACEIVQVLILLRRTTIDIPTAFETETTLHRYRVIKLWEEDPQQFFSHPALLPFAVLAQTRNSEELLRAVAERVNQIEPESERRELSTVVQLMAGLQYKEELIESIFREGMMRESVMYQKILREGEQKGLQRGLQRGRQEGRQEEACSLILRQLHRRLGHLPDEVVSQIRDLSLEQLETLGEALLDFQTLPDLEAWLRTRPQ
- a CDS encoding Rpn family recombination-promoting nuclease/putative transposase, producing MRDNLCKYLAEQYPTAFTQWLLKDSSPQVSILKTELSLEPIRADSVTFVQTQDRILHLEFQVEPQTEPPLPLRMLDYWVRLQRKYACEIVQVLILLRRTTIDVPTAFETETTLHRYRVIKLWEEDPQQFFSHPALLPFAVLGQTRNSEELLRAVAERVNQIEPESERRELSTVVQLMAGLQYKEELIESIFREGMMRESVMYQKILREGEQQGLQRGRKEGERIGEQRGRQEGELTLILRQLHRRLGHLPDEVVSQIRDLSLEQLETLGEALLDFQTLPDLEAWLRIRPH
- the psaM gene encoding photosystem I reaction center subunit XII, giving the protein MALTDTQVYVALVIALLPAVLAFRLSAELYK
- a CDS encoding ATP-binding protein, yielding MLWPASEEFVALCRAQLNLIVTTLGASSLAVYLSETLSDRPSWAPVAVYPEASSPPALPASVALPSAALTTTPPHVVFSLANQVLLPLMYQNWVLGVLVAQRTQQPWLAAEQAQLEQVAQTLAIACVLDQRQQWLSHSSTADTLAQQQQHFEDVLHQLRNPVAAIRTFVKLLLKRLEPNHRGRPLAEGIAKETERLMALLNDYRQQKAEFPALGAAQPLPLAGTPLDLRSALMPLIAAAHARAEMEAKTFEVQMPDTIPAVWLEGRVCQEVIGNLLDNAFKYTPAGGTIGLRLGLTDEHLEITVWDTGCGIPAAVQSHLFTRGYRGVQAGGEVEGTGLGLAIAQELLRPYGLSLTVTSPYPANSDHGTAFTLKLPLQAKTVLEATP